A genomic segment from Thermoanaerobacterales bacterium encodes:
- a CDS encoding response regulator transcription factor, whose translation MLILVIDDEPHILELVRFNLEKEGFETALAADGLQGLEMARGLKPDLVILDLMLPEMDGYQVCRELRSDPQLTGVPVIMLTARDQELDKVLGFELGADDYVTKPFSPRELLARVKAQLRRRTAAALPAERRPESEIRIADLVIRPSRFEVEVRGEPVRLSRKEFNLLLLMASHPGQVFTRDQLLERIWGYDAVDGTRTVDVHVRYLRRKIEEDPAHPRYIETVRGLGYRMKG comes from the coding sequence TTGCTGATATTGGTCATTGACGATGAACCCCACATCCTGGAACTGGTCAGGTTCAACCTTGAGAAGGAGGGTTTTGAGACGGCCCTCGCGGCCGATGGGTTGCAGGGGCTGGAAATGGCCCGCGGGCTCAAGCCGGACCTGGTCATTCTCGACCTTATGCTCCCGGAAATGGACGGGTACCAGGTCTGCCGGGAGTTGCGGAGCGATCCTCAGTTGACCGGCGTGCCGGTGATCATGCTTACGGCCCGGGATCAGGAACTGGACAAGGTCCTGGGATTTGAACTCGGCGCCGACGACTACGTCACGAAGCCCTTCAGTCCCCGGGAACTGTTGGCCCGGGTGAAGGCGCAGCTGCGGCGCCGGACAGCGGCGGCGCTGCCGGCGGAGAGGCGGCCGGAGAGCGAGATCCGTATCGCGGACCTGGTAATCAGGCCGTCCCGCTTCGAGGTCGAGGTTCGGGGCGAGCCGGTGCGGCTCTCCCGTAAGGAGTTTAATCTCCTGCTCCTCATGGCCTCCCACCCCGGGCAGGTGTTCACCCGGGACCAATTACTGGAGCGTATCTGGGGTTATGACGCCGTCGATGGAACCCGTACCGTGGATGTGCACGTCCGTTACTTGCGGCGCAAGATTGAGGAAGACCCGGCACACCCCCGGTATATCGAGACGGTCCGTGGCCTCGGCTACCGCATGAAAGGTTAG
- a CDS encoding 2-hydroxyacyl-CoA dehydratase family protein, whose protein sequence is MRVGWYCVYTPEEIIAAAGCEPYRLVPPDGIEGNTPLLPSTLCPLVRCLVTGLEQGAFPPLNGVIIVNSCHAMLHLYNALAHRFTEEPFVFLLDMPRRDGPAATTRLAAELRVLAAFLGTRSGRSVTTERLWATIREQGNALLAAEGPGAPGVRGMRKAGPRVALAGSLPPPGLAALVEEAGGAVVTDDLCGGRRYRSGRGAVLEEALAAERDGEDPFAVLARSHLRRSPPCPRFVTRGDGRRRELLKLVETHDLRGLIYHTLKFCDLSHYDYLWVREALREKGVPVLHLETELGTRDLGRLRTRVEAFLEMLL, encoded by the coding sequence GTGCGGGTAGGTTGGTACTGCGTTTATACCCCTGAAGAGATCATCGCCGCCGCGGGGTGTGAGCCTTACCGGCTGGTCCCCCCCGATGGTATCGAGGGAAACACTCCGCTTTTGCCGTCTACTCTCTGCCCCCTTGTGCGTTGCCTCGTCACCGGCCTTGAACAGGGCGCTTTTCCGCCCCTCAACGGAGTCATCATCGTCAACTCCTGTCACGCCATGTTACACCTTTATAACGCCCTCGCCCACCGCTTTACCGAAGAGCCGTTTGTCTTTCTTCTCGATATGCCCCGCCGGGACGGCCCCGCGGCGACGACGCGGCTGGCCGCGGAACTGCGGGTCCTGGCGGCCTTTCTCGGCACACGGTCGGGACGTTCGGTCACTACGGAACGCTTATGGGCGACCATCCGTGAACAGGGCAATGCCCTTCTTGCGGCAGAAGGCCCTGGGGCGCCCGGCGTCCGGGGGATGCGGAAGGCAGGACCGCGGGTCGCCCTGGCCGGTTCCTTGCCGCCCCCCGGTCTGGCGGCCCTGGTTGAGGAGGCCGGAGGGGCGGTGGTTACGGATGATCTTTGCGGCGGCCGGCGCTACCGGTCCGGCCGGGGGGCGGTCCTGGAAGAAGCCCTGGCCGCGGAACGGGATGGGGAAGATCCCTTTGCCGTTCTTGCCCGGAGCCACCTGCGCCGCTCGCCTCCCTGCCCCCGGTTCGTGACGCGGGGGGATGGGCGCCGGCGGGAGCTGCTGAAGCTGGTGGAAACGCACGACCTGCGGGGCTTGATTTACCATACCTTGAAGTTCTGCGACCTCAGCCATTATGACTACCTGTGGGTCCGGGAAGCCCTGCGGGAAAAGGGCGTGCCGGTATTGCACCTGGAAACCGAACTGGGCACTCGCGACCTGGGCCGTTTACGCACCCGCGTTGAGGCCTTCCTGGAGATGCTGCTATGA
- the speB gene encoding agmatinase gives MHNYIRKDHGFIAAISEYNPASVVMVGAPLDITVTFRPGTRDGPTAIRVMSQSLEDYSLELGRELNSVPVYDAGDLVLPAGDLAASLGRIEDAVDAVMGDGKLPLLLGGEHLLTLPAVKAAARRYPDLIVVQFDAHADLLDSYEGATLSHATVMRRVAEIVGEENVVQLGIRSATRDEVAFARDNTLMYCYDVIPALDEILQAIKGRPVYVTVDIDVVDPAFAPGVGTPEPGGIDAREFIQAAYYLYDMNVIGMDLVEVNPAFDRANLTALLAAKFLREAILCLGRAGRAKIKVVDSRLAERKNVNRS, from the coding sequence GTGCATAACTACATTCGCAAGGACCACGGTTTCATCGCCGCCATCTCCGAATACAACCCGGCTTCGGTGGTGATGGTCGGCGCGCCGCTGGACATTACGGTCACCTTTCGGCCGGGCACGCGGGACGGCCCCACGGCCATCAGGGTTATGTCCCAGAGCCTGGAGGATTACAGCCTGGAATTGGGGCGGGAGTTGAACAGTGTCCCCGTGTATGATGCCGGGGACCTTGTCCTGCCCGCCGGCGACTTGGCGGCGAGCCTGGGCCGTATTGAGGATGCGGTCGATGCCGTCATGGGCGACGGCAAACTCCCCCTTCTCCTTGGCGGCGAACACCTCCTTACCCTGCCCGCCGTGAAGGCCGCGGCGCGGCGCTACCCCGACCTGATCGTTGTCCAGTTTGACGCCCATGCCGACCTCCTCGACAGCTATGAAGGCGCCACCCTGTCCCATGCCACCGTGATGCGCCGGGTGGCGGAGATCGTGGGTGAGGAGAACGTCGTCCAGTTGGGGATCCGCTCCGCGACGAGGGATGAGGTCGCCTTCGCCAGGGACAACACCCTGATGTATTGTTACGACGTGATCCCCGCCCTGGACGAGATCCTGCAGGCCATCAAGGGGCGCCCGGTCTACGTCACCGTGGACATCGACGTCGTAGACCCGGCCTTTGCCCCGGGGGTGGGAACGCCTGAGCCCGGCGGAATCGACGCGCGGGAGTTCATCCAGGCGGCCTACTACCTGTATGACATGAACGTCATCGGCATGGACCTGGTCGAGGTCAACCCGGCTTTTGACCGCGCCAACCTTACCGCGCTCCTGGCCGCCAAGTTTCTGCGGGAGGCCATCCTCTGCCTGGGCCGTGCCGGCCGCGCGAAGATCAAGGTCGTCGACAGCCGCCTGGCCGAGCGCAAGAACGTCAACAGGAGTTGA
- a CDS encoding 2-hydroxyacyl-CoA dehydratase family protein → MVTKLRTLLGEDLRRHALASPVTYRLARELVVCRKTYTWKATRMAAAFGLDLTAAAYRRKNPVAWTSAFFPTELLYAMGIVPFAPETASAAAASLGVAEAALDLADRAGVARDTCSFHRVTAGCALGGYFPPPDFLLATTHLCDGAPQLFRYLADYYGRSFFVVDVPVSWTPATQTYVAAQLEELIRFLRKHTGKDLDPERLRKAFAASNRAREALRQVNAARQAAPAPLGTGPNLDFLYLLFVGFGHPQTATVFATLAGELRERRPSAADEHPERVRLLWLHLKPYFPNPLLERLAAFPGVAVAFEEMNHVYWPALDPARPFWSLAAKVLSHFGVGPVTRRVATLRYLAKTYRARGIVHFNHWGCRQGNGGALVMRDTLRDSGLPVLILEGDCVDRSNFAEGPACTRLEGFIEMFLANGMG, encoded by the coding sequence TTGGTAACAAAACTGCGGACCTTACTGGGCGAGGACCTCAGGCGCCACGCGCTCGCCTCGCCTGTCACGTACCGTCTCGCCAGGGAGTTGGTCGTATGCCGCAAGACGTATACTTGGAAAGCGACGAGGATGGCGGCGGCTTTCGGCCTGGATCTTACCGCGGCCGCCTACCGCCGGAAGAACCCGGTGGCATGGACGAGCGCCTTCTTCCCGACCGAACTGCTCTACGCGATGGGCATCGTCCCCTTTGCCCCGGAGACCGCATCGGCCGCGGCGGCCTCTTTGGGCGTGGCGGAGGCCGCGCTGGATCTGGCGGACCGGGCAGGGGTGGCCAGGGATACTTGCTCATTTCACCGTGTTACCGCCGGGTGTGCCCTGGGGGGCTACTTCCCCCCGCCGGATTTCCTGCTGGCCACAACCCACCTTTGCGATGGGGCCCCACAGCTTTTTCGCTATCTGGCGGACTACTACGGCCGGTCCTTCTTTGTAGTGGACGTGCCTGTTTCCTGGACGCCCGCAACCCAGACCTACGTGGCGGCGCAGCTGGAGGAGCTGATCCGTTTCCTGCGGAAGCACACCGGAAAAGACCTGGACCCGGAGCGCCTTCGAAAGGCCTTCGCCGCATCCAACCGGGCGCGGGAGGCCTTGCGCCAGGTCAACGCGGCCCGGCAGGCCGCTCCCGCCCCTTTGGGCACCGGCCCAAACCTGGACTTCCTTTACCTGCTTTTTGTGGGGTTCGGCCACCCCCAGACGGCCACCGTTTTTGCGACCCTGGCCGGGGAGTTAAGGGAGCGCCGTCCTTCCGCGGCGGATGAACACCCCGAACGAGTTCGCCTTTTGTGGCTGCACCTGAAGCCCTATTTCCCCAACCCCCTTCTTGAGCGCCTCGCGGCATTCCCGGGCGTGGCGGTGGCCTTTGAGGAGATGAACCACGTTTACTGGCCGGCCCTGGACCCGGCAAGGCCTTTTTGGAGTCTGGCGGCGAAGGTTCTCAGCCACTTCGGGGTCGGTCCGGTCACGCGGCGGGTCGCAACCCTGCGTTACCTGGCCAAGACGTATAGAGCCCGGGGCATAGTCCATTTTAATCACTGGGGCTGCCGGCAGGGCAACGGGGGAGCGCTTGTCATGCGGGACACCTTGCGCGACTCCGGCTTACCGGTACTCATTCTGGAAGGAGACTGCGTGGACCGCTCTAACTTCGCGGAAGGGCCGGCCTGCACGCGCCTTGAGGGGTTCATTGAAATGTTTTTGGCCAACGGGATGGGTTAA
- a CDS encoding arginine decarboxylase, pyruvoyl-dependent produces MAALLPVPQKYFLTAACAEGESRLNAFDNALLAGRIGNVNLIRVSSILPPGAVYDPGLELPPGVLVPTAYGSIISETPGELIAAAVGVGLSEDTFGVIMEFSGKCSREEAYEKIDRMLEEAFSRRGMKLVEKKIAACEHRVVRIGCCLAAVPLWY; encoded by the coding sequence ATGGCTGCCTTGCTGCCGGTGCCGCAAAAATACTTCCTTACGGCTGCTTGCGCCGAAGGGGAAAGCCGTCTGAACGCTTTTGATAACGCGCTTTTGGCCGGGCGTATCGGCAATGTAAACCTGATCCGGGTCTCGAGCATCCTGCCGCCGGGGGCGGTATACGATCCCGGCCTGGAACTGCCGCCGGGGGTGCTGGTGCCGACCGCCTACGGATCGATCATCAGCGAGACCCCGGGGGAACTCATCGCCGCCGCGGTCGGAGTAGGATTATCCGAGGATACCTTCGGGGTGATTATGGAATTCTCGGGGAAGTGCAGCCGTGAAGAGGCCTACGAGAAGATCGACCGCATGCTGGAGGAGGCCTTCAGCCGGCGGGGGATGAAGCTTGTCGAAAAGAAGATCGCCGCCTGCGAACACCGCGTGGTGCGGATCGGGTGCTGCCTGGCCGCCGTGCCGCTCTGGTATTAG
- a CDS encoding ABC transporter substrate-binding protein, with protein sequence MVFRLPFRLSLGFVLLLLAGILLLAVQARREPAPPSGRIVWGLAAAPRAINPALALDDPSRRVLGNVFEGLVRFRPGSPGEIEPALARRWDVSDDGLTWTFEIRPGVRFHGGVPCDAAAVVHAIEAQRRERSPYAGFIYAPVDTVEALDERRVRFRLRYPYAPFIRNLAMLQAAVTGDPGADGIPAGTGPYQITAWTASRITLQRVPHYWGPQPRTRELRFVVIPRREQRLAELASGCIDAADDPGVAGAPTGAPYRILAAPGQNLCYMGFYTNKPPFGNPSLRRAVAEALDVSALVAEVFPDGLALPASGLLPPGILGSGGGTGPMEAAERPTPAGTASGLSFTLVTYRDARPYAPTGGTALARAVAERLAMAGIRVQVRSYPWEAFKEALRRQEGDAFLYGWVGDNGDPDNFLYNLLATSQIPCGQNISRYSNPRADLLLARAQREQDEKRRSELYRQAQQIILADTPWIPLTHGVESVALSRNLQGLATPSPGFPLGAVYRQSNR encoded by the coding sequence ATGGTTTTCCGCTTACCGTTCCGCCTGTCTTTGGGGTTCGTCCTTCTCTTACTGGCCGGGATCCTCTTGCTGGCCGTTCAAGCGCGCCGGGAGCCGGCCCCGCCTTCCGGCCGCATTGTCTGGGGCCTGGCCGCCGCACCCCGGGCCATCAACCCCGCGCTGGCTTTGGACGATCCGTCCCGCCGCGTTCTGGGTAATGTCTTCGAGGGTCTGGTCCGTTTCCGGCCCGGGAGCCCGGGTGAAATCGAGCCCGCCCTGGCACGCCGCTGGGATGTTTCCGACGACGGCCTGACCTGGACCTTTGAGATCCGCCCCGGCGTTCGGTTCCACGGCGGCGTCCCATGCGACGCCGCCGCCGTGGTCCATGCCATCGAGGCCCAGCGGAGAGAACGTTCGCCGTACGCCGGCTTCATCTACGCTCCGGTCGACACGGTCGAGGCCCTGGACGAGCGGCGGGTTCGCTTCCGCCTACGCTATCCCTATGCGCCCTTCATCCGCAACCTGGCCATGCTGCAGGCCGCCGTTACAGGCGACCCCGGAGCGGACGGCATCCCCGCCGGAACCGGCCCATACCAAATCACCGCTTGGACCGCAAGCCGCATAACCCTTCAGCGGGTACCGCACTACTGGGGACCACAGCCGCGGACACGGGAACTCCGGTTCGTTGTTATCCCCAGGCGCGAACAGCGCCTCGCGGAGCTGGCCTCCGGGTGCATCGACGCCGCCGATGACCCCGGCGTGGCCGGCGCCCCTACGGGGGCGCCGTACCGGATACTGGCCGCGCCGGGCCAGAACCTGTGTTACATGGGATTCTATACGAACAAGCCGCCCTTTGGCAATCCATCCCTGCGCCGTGCCGTCGCGGAGGCGCTGGACGTTTCCGCCCTGGTCGCCGAGGTATTTCCGGATGGACTGGCTCTTCCCGCATCCGGGCTGCTGCCGCCCGGCATCCTCGGTTCCGGCGGGGGAACCGGGCCCATGGAGGCAGCTGAACGGCCAACGCCCGCAGGAACCGCTTCGGGGCTCTCCTTCACCCTGGTCACCTACCGGGACGCCAGGCCCTATGCGCCGACCGGCGGGACCGCCCTCGCCCGGGCCGTCGCTGAACGGCTTGCTATGGCCGGTATCCGCGTACAGGTACGCAGTTACCCCTGGGAGGCCTTCAAAGAAGCCCTCCGGCGTCAGGAGGGGGACGCTTTTCTCTATGGGTGGGTGGGAGACAACGGAGATCCGGATAACTTCCTTTATAATCTGCTGGCCACGTCACAGATCCCGTGCGGCCAGAACATCAGCCGTTACAGCAACCCCCGGGCGGACCTGCTCCTGGCCCGCGCACAGAGGGAACAAGACGAGAAGCGGCGCTCTGAGCTTTACCGGCAGGCGCAGCAGATCATCCTTGCCGACACCCCCTGGATTCCCCTCACCCACGGGGTCGAATCCGTGGCCTTGAGTCGTAACCTTCAAGGCCTGGCCACCCCCTCCCCGGGCTTCCCCCTGGGTGCCGTTTACCGCCAGTCAAACCGTTAA
- a CDS encoding phosphate ABC transporter substrate-binding protein: MTHGSKWLGVLAAAVLAMALAVAGCGPKSGTGGLSGNVTAVGSTALQPLVEEAAYLFMAKNPGIRISVQGGGSGTGLSQVFGGGADIGNSDIFAEEKDGIDAGQLVDHKVCVTGFALITHPENKVDNLTRQQIKDIFTGKIKNWSEVGGDDRKIVLINRAKGSGTRATFKKYVMDGLEEAPGDAEQESSGTVRKVVSETPGAISYLALPYVDSSMVKALKIDGVDAGLESIASGRYPFWSYEHMYTKGEPQGAVKVFLDYMSGEEVQAGLVEKFGFIPIGAMKVERSAD, from the coding sequence ATGACGCACGGATCTAAATGGCTTGGCGTGCTGGCCGCCGCCGTCCTGGCCATGGCCCTGGCAGTGGCCGGTTGCGGCCCGAAATCCGGCACGGGGGGTCTTTCCGGCAATGTCACGGCGGTCGGCTCCACCGCCCTGCAACCCCTCGTTGAAGAGGCGGCGTACCTGTTTATGGCGAAGAACCCGGGTATCCGGATCTCCGTCCAGGGCGGCGGGAGCGGCACCGGCCTGAGCCAGGTCTTCGGCGGCGGGGCGGACATCGGCAACTCCGACATTTTCGCCGAGGAAAAGGACGGCATCGACGCCGGCCAGTTGGTGGACCACAAGGTATGTGTCACCGGCTTCGCCCTGATCACCCACCCGGAGAACAAGGTGGACAACCTGACGAGGCAGCAGATCAAAGACATCTTTACCGGCAAGATCAAGAACTGGAGCGAGGTCGGCGGGGACGACCGGAAGATCGTTCTCATAAATAGGGCAAAAGGCTCCGGCACCCGGGCGACCTTTAAGAAATACGTTATGGACGGCCTGGAAGAGGCTCCGGGTGACGCCGAGCAGGAGTCGTCCGGGACCGTGCGCAAGGTCGTCTCCGAAACCCCGGGCGCGATCAGCTACCTGGCCCTGCCCTACGTAGACAGCAGCATGGTCAAGGCCCTGAAGATCGACGGCGTGGATGCGGGTCTTGAAAGCATCGCGAGCGGCAGGTACCCCTTCTGGTCATACGAGCATATGTACACCAAGGGTGAACCACAGGGGGCGGTCAAGGTCTTCCTCGACTACATGTCCGGCGAAGAGGTGCAGGCCGGCCTGGTTGAGAAGTTCGGCTTCATTCCCATCGGAGCCATGAAGGTGGAGCGTAGCGCGGATTAA
- the speE gene encoding polyamine aminopropyltransferase: protein MPIWYSEQQNENLLLSCRIRQTLHVEKTPFQDLAVVDTVQFGRMLVLDGVVQTAIADEFAYHEMLAHVPLNAHPAPRRVLIIGGGDGGLMREVVKHKAVERATLCEIDERVVEVSKQYLPELAVGFEHPKAEVFIGDGIRYVSERKDTFDVILCDSTDPIGPSVGLFSREFYQAVYEALRPDGIFVAQTESPYFHTGMFARILNDLRGIFPVARGYWTLVPSYPSAAWSFSLGSKKYDPLAVEVEQIPDLGTRYYTPEIHKAAFALPRFVLNEIEEQAKKGA, encoded by the coding sequence TTGCCTATCTGGTACAGTGAACAGCAGAACGAAAACCTCTTGCTGAGCTGTCGGATCCGACAGACGCTGCACGTGGAGAAGACGCCCTTTCAGGATCTGGCAGTGGTCGACACCGTCCAGTTTGGGCGCATGCTCGTTTTGGACGGGGTGGTTCAGACGGCCATTGCCGACGAGTTTGCGTACCACGAAATGCTGGCCCATGTCCCGCTGAACGCTCACCCGGCGCCGCGCCGTGTTTTGATCATCGGCGGCGGTGACGGCGGATTAATGCGCGAAGTGGTAAAGCATAAAGCCGTGGAGCGGGCGACCCTGTGTGAGATCGACGAGCGCGTGGTGGAGGTATCCAAGCAGTATCTCCCCGAACTTGCCGTAGGCTTCGAACACCCTAAGGCCGAGGTTTTTATCGGGGACGGCATCAGGTATGTGTCCGAGCGCAAGGACACCTTTGACGTGATTCTTTGCGACTCGACCGATCCGATCGGTCCCTCGGTGGGCCTCTTCAGCCGGGAGTTCTACCAGGCGGTGTATGAGGCGCTGCGGCCCGACGGGATCTTCGTCGCCCAGACGGAATCGCCGTACTTCCATACCGGTATGTTCGCCCGCATCCTGAACGACCTGCGGGGTATCTTCCCCGTCGCCCGGGGTTACTGGACCTTGGTGCCCAGCTACCCCAGCGCGGCGTGGAGTTTTTCCCTCGGTTCAAAGAAGTACGATCCCCTGGCGGTTGAGGTGGAGCAGATCCCGGACCTTGGCACCCGGTACTATACGCCGGAGATCCACAAGGCCGCCTTCGCCCTGCCGCGGTTCGTCCTAAACGAAATTGAGGAGCAGGCCAAGAAGGGTGCATAA
- a CDS encoding TIM barrel protein encodes MRFGPAGNAASFYEQGHKSSVDAPGWLRKLGLDAYEYQCVRGVNVGEVTARAIGRQAVAHDIALSIHAPYYINFGSEKPEHIAKSKRYLLDSLRAARWMGATRVVFHAGSAGADRARALARAREALREVLAEAGEEGLDGIFICPETLGKLSSLGLLDEVLALCDLDERMLPAIDFAHVHAITGGMLTDRAAFAAVLDRVAAAVGTERLRRLHIHFSPVEFTESGERRHRTLKEEGFGPDFPPLAEEIVARGMSPVLICESDGTQAEDALAYQKMFRQLVEKS; translated from the coding sequence ATGCGTTTCGGTCCGGCGGGGAACGCCGCTTCGTTTTATGAACAGGGCCATAAGTCTTCGGTCGATGCCCCGGGATGGCTCCGGAAACTGGGATTGGACGCCTACGAGTATCAGTGTGTGCGGGGCGTGAACGTCGGCGAGGTCACCGCGCGGGCCATCGGGCGGCAAGCCGTCGCACACGATATCGCCCTCAGTATCCATGCGCCGTACTACATTAACTTCGGGAGTGAAAAACCGGAGCATATCGCCAAGAGCAAGCGTTATCTCCTGGATTCGCTGCGGGCGGCGCGGTGGATGGGAGCGACGCGGGTGGTGTTTCATGCGGGGAGTGCCGGAGCGGACCGCGCCCGGGCCCTGGCCCGGGCCAGGGAAGCCCTGCGTGAGGTGCTGGCCGAGGCCGGGGAGGAGGGCCTGGATGGTATCTTCATCTGTCCCGAAACCCTGGGGAAGCTGAGTTCTCTCGGCCTGCTGGACGAGGTCCTGGCCCTGTGTGACCTGGACGAGCGTATGCTGCCCGCCATCGACTTTGCACACGTCCATGCCATCACCGGGGGAATGCTCACCGATCGTGCGGCCTTCGCCGCCGTCCTCGACCGGGTGGCCGCGGCCGTTGGAACGGAACGCCTGCGGCGGCTGCACATCCATTTCAGTCCGGTGGAGTTCACGGAGTCCGGGGAGCGCCGCCACCGCACGTTGAAAGAGGAAGGTTTCGGGCCCGATTTCCCCCCGCTGGCCGAGGAAATCGTCGCCCGCGGGATGTCTCCGGTCCTGATCTGCGAGTCCGACGGCACCCAGGCGGAGGATGCGCTGGCATACCAGAAAATGTTCCGGCAGCTGGTGGAAAAATCTTAA